CCGGCCGGCCTGACCGAGTTCTTCGGCATGGCCTACGACTGGCAGCCCGTCTACCACGACCCGCCGAGCAACCAGTGGTTCGGCTTCCAGGCGTGGTCGATGGAGCGCGTGGCCGAGTACTACCAGGTCACCGGCGACGCGTCCGCCAAGGCGATCCTCGACAAGTGGGTCGCCTGGGCGCTGTCGCAGACGACGGTCGACCCCTCCACGGGCGGGATCAGGATCCCCTCCACCCTCAAGTGGACGGGGCAGCCGGACGCGAACTGGGCGACCGCCACCGGGATGCCGCCCGCCAACACCGGTCTGCACGTCTCCGTGCAGGACTACACCGACGACGTCGGCGTGGCCGCCGCGTACGCCAAGACCCTGACGTACTACGCCGCCAAGTCCGGTGACGCCGGCGCCAAGCAGGCCGCGAAGGACCTGCTCGACGCCATCTGGAAGCACACCGACGCCAAGGGCGTCTCGGTCCAGGAGACCAGGTCCGACTACAAGCGCCTCGCCGACCCGGTCTACGTCCCCTCCGGCTGGAGCGGCAAGATGCCGAACGGCGACCCGATCAACTCCAGCTCGACCTTCATGTCCATCCGCTCCTTCTACAAGAGCGACCCCGATTACGCGCGTGCGTGGGCGTACGCCAGCGGCCAGAGTTCGACGGCGCCGGTGTTCACCTACCACCGCTTCTGGGCCCAGGCAGACATAGCCCTGGCCATGGCCGACTACGGCCGCCTCTTCAACGAGTGACCCACCCGCCCGAGGGCCCGTCGCGACGTCTGCCGCGGCGGGCCCTCCGCGCGTCCGCGGGGCCCGCCACCAGGAGCGACCCCCGTGTATGCGAACATATGTTCGTGTCCGCCGGTGCGACGATCCTGCATGCCGACCTGGACGCGTTCTACGCGTCGGTCGAGCAGCGGGACGACCCCGCCCTGCGGGGGCGGCCGGTGATCGTCGGGACGGGCGTGGTGCTGGCCGCGAGCTACGAGGCCAAGGCCTGCGGCGTGCGGACGGCGATGAGCGGCGGGCAGGCCCGCCGGCTGTGCCCGCGGGCGGTCGTCGTCCGGCCGCGGATGAGCGCCTACAGCGCGGCGAGCAAGGCGGTCTTCGCGGTGTTCCGGGCCACGACGCCGCTGGTGGAGGGGCTCTCGATCGACGAGGCGTTCCTCGACGCGCACGGGCTGCGCCGCCCGCCGGCGGAGGTGGCCGCCCGGCTGCGGCGCGAGATCGCCGAGGAGGTCGGGCTGCCGATCACGGTCGGGGTCGCGCGCACCAAGTTCCTCGCCAAGGTCGCCAGCGGCGTCGCCAAGCCCGACGGGCTGCTGGTGGTGCCGCCGGACGGGGAGCTCGAGTTCCTGCGCCCGCTGCCGGTGCGGCGGCTGTGGGGCGTGGGGCCCGCGACCGCCGCGAGGCTCGCCGGGTTCGGCGTGAGGACGGTCGGGGACGTGGCCGGCATGCCGGAGTCGACGCTGGTGTCGGTGCTCGGCCCGGGGGCGGGCCGCCACCTGTACGCGCTGGCGCACAACCGCGACCCGCGCCCCGTGCGGACGGGCGTGCGGCGGCGGTCGATGGGGGCGCAGCGGGCGCTCGGCCGCCGCCCCCGGTCGGCGGCGGAGCTCGACGCGATGCTCGTCGGGCTGGTCGACCGGCTCGGCGGGCGGCTGCGCAAGGCCCGCCGCGTCTGCCGGACGGTCACCCTCCGGCTCCGGTTCGGCGACTACGCCCGGGCCACGCGCTCGCACACGCTGGCCCAGGCCACCGCCGAGACCCCGGTGGTCCTGGCGGCGGCGCGGGGCCTGCTCGCCGCCGCCGGGCCGGTGATCGACGAGCGCGGGCTCACGCTGATCGGCCTCTCGCTCGGCAACCTGCACGACGACGGCGCCGTCCAGCTCACCCTGCCGTTCGACCAGGCGATGGCGGTGGACGGCGCCGTCGACGACGTCCGGGACCGGTTCGGCTCCTCGGCCATCACCCGCGCCGTGCTGCTCGGCCGCGACCAGGGCGTCTCGGCACCGCTGCCGCCCGACTGAGCCGTCCCGGCCGCGCGGTCAGGACGGCTCGACGATCCCGAGGCCGTCCGCACCCGGTAGGCGATGTGGTCCAGGGCGGCGACGGGCCCGGACCGCAGGACGAGGGAGTGGTGGGTCAGCTCGTCGGTGCCGCGCAGGCACAGCGCGCCCCGTCTCGCCGGATCCCGCGGCGGTCACCGGAAGGCCTCGCGCATCGATCGGATAACGCCGGTGCGGGGGAGCGCCCCGCGTCGGGAGGATGCCGGTGCGTCCGCCGACGGGCGCGCGGCCGCCGCGGCCCGGGAAAGCACGGGGTCGCGTCCCGTGGGTTCGCGGTGGCGGTGAGCGGGCCGGGGCCCCAGCATGGAAAGGATGGTCGTGGTGATTTCCGCGCCACGCAGGCGCAGGTCGCCGCCGTGGTTCGGGACGGAGACGAGGCGCGCCCTCGTCGCCGGCGCGGCGGTCGCGGGGCTGGCGCTCCTCGCGGGCTGGCCGTACTGGCGCGACCACCCGGCCGCGGCCGCCGCCACGATGGCCAGCTGCGCCGCCATCGCCGTGGTGGGCGTGCTGCTCGCGACCGGGCCCCGCACCCGCCGCACCGGGCTGCTGTTCGCGGCCGCGTCGGTGTTCTGGGCGGTCAACTGGGCCGCGAGCTGGGACGCGACCATCGGACCCATCATGTCGCCCTACGCCCAGGCCGACTTCTACCTCGCCCTCGCCGTCGGAGTCCTGCTCTACCCGGGCGGGCGACTCGAATATCTGGGCGACCGGATCTGGACGGGCATGGCGTGCCTGGTCCTGTGGGGCTGCCCCACAGCGCTGTGGGTCACCTCCGAGCCGGAATGGGCGGCGTTCCGGGGCGAGTCGGTGTGGTGGCCCGCCCTCTACCCCGACCTGGAGGTCTTCAAGGCCGTCCTTCAGGTGTCCGCCGCGCTGTACCTCCTCCTCGCCCTGTCGTTCGCCGTCGTCCTCCTGCTGCGGCTGCCGCGGATGGGCCGGCTGCGGCGCGTGCTCGCCCTGCCCGTGACGGTCGCGATCGGGTTCGTCGGCGTCTCGGCGGCGTTCACCCAGAAGCCGATCATGGAGGCGTCGATACCGCTGGACGACCTGCTGCATGTCTACGTGATCCAGGGCGCGGTCGTCGTCCTGGTCCCGCTGACGCTGCTGGCGTCCGGGCTGCGGGTCCGCATCGCCGAGCTGACCGTCGCGGGGCGGATGCTCCGGCTGACCGCCCCGGTGTCGGTGGAGAGGATCCGCGACGCCCTGCGCGACGTTCTGCACGACCCGACCCTCGAGCTCTGGTTCTGGGCGCCGGCGGAGGGCGGCTACGTCGACACCTGCGGGCGCCCCGTCGACCTCGGCCCGGAGACCGGCGGCGCGGACGAGGCGGCGCCGGACGGTCCCGCGGGGGAGGGCGGGCGCTGGCGGCACCGGGTGCGCGGCGCGTCCGGGGAGCCGCTCGCCGTGGTCGAGCTCGGCGGCGCGCTGCGCGACCACGGCTCCCTCGTGGAGGCCGCGCTCGTCGCGGGCGGCCGGGCGCTGGAGACCGCGCGGCTCCAGGTCGGCGTGCAGGCGGGCCTCGAACAGGTCAGGGCCGCCTACCGGCGCCTCGTGCGGGCCGAGGCCGCCGAGCGCGAGCGCCTCGCCCGCGACCTGCACGACGGCGCGCAGCAGCGGCTGCTCGCGCTCGGCGCGATGCTCGGCACGCTGGAGGCCGTCACCGGCGACCCGGCGGTCAAGGAGCACGCCCGCGCCTGCCGCGCCGAGCTGAAGGAGGCCCTCGCCCAGCTGCGGGCGCTGGCCCGGGAGGTGCAGCCGGCGCTGCTCGTCCAGGACGGCCTCGGCCCGGCGCTGGAGGTCGTCGCCGAACGGCTCGGCACCCGGGTCGCGCTCGACATCACGTCGCGCCGCTTCTCCCGCGAGATCGAGTCCACGCTTTACTCCGCGCTGTGCGAGACGCTGTCGTACGCTGTCGAGGGCGCGCGTGCCACCCGGATCCTCGTGCGGGTCGGCGAGGAGGGCGGACGGGTGGTCGCCGAGGTCGGGCTCGACGGCGCCCGCCCCGGTGCCCCCGCCGCGGATCCCGCCGCCGATCTGGCCGGTCCGTCCGGCCGGATCAGGGCGCTGCGCGGTGAGATGGAAGTCGGCGGCGGCCCCCGCGCGGGCCTGACGGTAAGGATGGACCTGCCATGCGAGTAGCCGTGGCGGAGGACAGCGGGATCTTCCGGCAGGCTCTGGTCACCCTCCTCACCACGGTCGGGATCGACGTGGTGGCGTCCGCCGGCTCGGGCGAGGAGCTGGTGGCCCGCGTCGCGGACGACCCGCCCGACGTCGCCATCCTCGACCTGCACATGCCGCCCACGTTCACCAACGAGGGCGTCGTCGCGGCGCGGCGGCTCCTGGAGCGCCACCCCGGCCTCGGCGTGCTGGTCCTGTCGGCCTTCAACGAGACCCCGCAGGCGATGGAGCTGTTCCGCGGCCGTCCGCGCGGCGTCGGGTACCTGCTGAAGGACCACGTCACGGACGTGGAGAACCTGCGCTCGGCGCTGGAGCGGGTCGGCCGCGGCGAGGTCGTCATCGACCCCGACGTGGTGACCAGGCTGGTCGAGGCGCGGCACCGCGAGCAGGAGCTGTCCCGGCTGTCGGGGCGCGAGCGGGAGGTCCTGGCGCTGAT
The sequence above is a segment of the Actinomadura coerulea genome. Coding sequences within it:
- the dinB gene encoding DNA polymerase IV; the protein is MSAGATILHADLDAFYASVEQRDDPALRGRPVIVGTGVVLAASYEAKACGVRTAMSGGQARRLCPRAVVVRPRMSAYSAASKAVFAVFRATTPLVEGLSIDEAFLDAHGLRRPPAEVAARLRREIAEEVGLPITVGVARTKFLAKVASGVAKPDGLLVVPPDGELEFLRPLPVRRLWGVGPATAARLAGFGVRTVGDVAGMPESTLVSVLGPGAGRHLYALAHNRDPRPVRTGVRRRSMGAQRALGRRPRSAAELDAMLVGLVDRLGGRLRKARRVCRTVTLRLRFGDYARATRSHTLAQATAETPVVLAAARGLLAAAGPVIDERGLTLIGLSLGNLHDDGAVQLTLPFDQAMAVDGAVDDVRDRFGSSAITRAVLLGRDQGVSAPLPPD
- a CDS encoding histidine kinase — encoded protein: MISAPRRRRSPPWFGTETRRALVAGAAVAGLALLAGWPYWRDHPAAAAATMASCAAIAVVGVLLATGPRTRRTGLLFAAASVFWAVNWAASWDATIGPIMSPYAQADFYLALAVGVLLYPGGRLEYLGDRIWTGMACLVLWGCPTALWVTSEPEWAAFRGESVWWPALYPDLEVFKAVLQVSAALYLLLALSFAVVLLLRLPRMGRLRRVLALPVTVAIGFVGVSAAFTQKPIMEASIPLDDLLHVYVIQGAVVVLVPLTLLASGLRVRIAELTVAGRMLRLTAPVSVERIRDALRDVLHDPTLELWFWAPAEGGYVDTCGRPVDLGPETGGADEAAPDGPAGEGGRWRHRVRGASGEPLAVVELGGALRDHGSLVEAALVAGGRALETARLQVGVQAGLEQVRAAYRRLVRAEAAERERLARDLHDGAQQRLLALGAMLGTLEAVTGDPAVKEHARACRAELKEALAQLRALAREVQPALLVQDGLGPALEVVAERLGTRVALDITSRRFSREIESTLYSALCETLSYAVEGARATRILVRVGEEGGRVVAEVGLDGARPGAPAADPAADLAGPSGRIRALRGEMEVGGGPRAGLTVRMDLPCE
- a CDS encoding response regulator transcription factor; the protein is MRVAVAEDSGIFRQALVTLLTTVGIDVVASAGSGEELVARVADDPPDVAILDLHMPPTFTNEGVVAARRLLERHPGLGVLVLSAFNETPQAMELFRGRPRGVGYLLKDHVTDVENLRSALERVGRGEVVIDPDVVTRLVEARHREQELSRLSGREREVLALMAEGHSNAGIGKRLHLSARTVEDHVRAIFAKLKITTPGGPPGPQDSNKRVLAVLTWLRAAETR